Within Nitrospirota bacterium, the genomic segment CCAAACATCCATATATCATTTCACTTAAAACCCATTGTGGGGGAAGTCCTGTAATTGCTGGCACTAAGTTCCCAGTGCGGTCAATAGTGTTTTATATCTTGAGACAAGGCATGACACCAGAAGAACTTGTAAAAGAATTTTCACATCTTACCCTTCCACAGGTATATGACGCCCTTTCTTACTATTACGAAAACAGAGAAAAGATAGACGAAGAGTTATCCGTGAGTGAAAGTGATTTAAAGAAACAGGCAACATCCTGCTAATGTCTAAAATCTCACTGTATCTTGATGAAGATGTTAGG encodes:
- a CDS encoding DUF433 domain-containing protein, which encodes MPVAQRIKAKHPYIISLKTHCGGSPVIAGTKFPVRSIVFYILRQGMTPEELVKEFSHLTLPQVYDALSYYYENREKIDEELSVSESDLKKQATSC